One part of the Humulus lupulus chromosome 9, drHumLupu1.1, whole genome shotgun sequence genome encodes these proteins:
- the LOC133802279 gene encoding uncharacterized protein LOC133802279 isoform X2: protein MSSSRDQKKALHERLQRLRAITNSTAIHKASIIVDASKYIEELKQKVATLNQEIGTSSISIDQHHLPAVTVETIDKGFLINVLSEQNCPGLLVSILEAFENLGLDVLDARVSCTDNFQLEAIGGESDDSIDAQVVKQAVLQAIQNWSTEQD from the exons ATGAGTTCTTCTAGAGATCAAAAGAAAGCTTTGCATGAGAGGCTGCAGCGACTTCGAGCCATCACCAACTCCACCGCT ATTCACAAAGCTTCGATTATAGTTGATGCCTCAAAGTACATCGAGGAGTTGAAGCAAAAGGTGGCAACATTGAACCAAGAGATTGGCACCTCCTCAATCTCAATTGACCAACATCACTTGCCTGCG GTGACAGTGGAAACCATAGATAAGGGTTTTCTTATTAATGTATTATCAGAGCAGAATTGCCCTGGTTTGCTCGTGTCTATTCTTGAAGCCTTTGAAAACTTGGGACTTGACGTGCTTGATGCTAGGGTTTCTTGTACAGACAATTTTCAACTAGAAGCAATTGGAGGAGaa AGTGACGATAGTATTGATGCTCAAGTGGTGAAACAAGCGGTTTTGCAAGCAATTCAGAACTGGAGTACTGAGCaagattaa
- the LOC133802279 gene encoding uncharacterized protein LOC133802279 isoform X1 has product MSSSRDQKKALHERLQRLRAITNSTAIHKASIIVDASKYIEELKQKVATLNQEIGTSSISIDQHHLPAQVTVETIDKGFLINVLSEQNCPGLLVSILEAFENLGLDVLDARVSCTDNFQLEAIGGESDDSIDAQVVKQAVLQAIQNWSTEQD; this is encoded by the exons ATGAGTTCTTCTAGAGATCAAAAGAAAGCTTTGCATGAGAGGCTGCAGCGACTTCGAGCCATCACCAACTCCACCGCT ATTCACAAAGCTTCGATTATAGTTGATGCCTCAAAGTACATCGAGGAGTTGAAGCAAAAGGTGGCAACATTGAACCAAGAGATTGGCACCTCCTCAATCTCAATTGACCAACATCACTTGCCTGCG CAGGTGACAGTGGAAACCATAGATAAGGGTTTTCTTATTAATGTATTATCAGAGCAGAATTGCCCTGGTTTGCTCGTGTCTATTCTTGAAGCCTTTGAAAACTTGGGACTTGACGTGCTTGATGCTAGGGTTTCTTGTACAGACAATTTTCAACTAGAAGCAATTGGAGGAGaa AGTGACGATAGTATTGATGCTCAAGTGGTGAAACAAGCGGTTTTGCAAGCAATTCAGAACTGGAGTACTGAGCaagattaa